The proteins below are encoded in one region of Caballeronia sp. SL2Y3:
- a CDS encoding aspartate kinase → MWVIKIGGSLSHDPVLREWLTRLWELGGGRVVIVPGGGDFADAVRQYQREWRFDDLAAHNMCLLAMTQYAILMQGVLPELVLASNEERIRRALRDGQVAVWVPTDLMRTTPDSMTNWDTTSDSLAAWLSTTLNAERLMIVKSCAIEAHAPLEALAASGVIDRRFPAYVRDANYLVEVFSKGDASVMRERLLAFHA, encoded by the coding sequence ATGTGGGTGATCAAGATCGGCGGAAGCCTGAGCCACGATCCCGTGCTGCGCGAGTGGCTCACGCGGCTTTGGGAACTGGGCGGCGGGCGTGTCGTGATCGTGCCTGGCGGGGGCGATTTCGCGGATGCGGTGCGGCAGTATCAGCGCGAATGGCGCTTCGACGACCTCGCCGCGCATAACATGTGTCTGCTCGCGATGACTCAATACGCGATTCTCATGCAGGGCGTGCTACCGGAGTTGGTGCTTGCATCGAACGAAGAACGCATCCGGCGCGCGCTGCGCGATGGCCAGGTGGCCGTATGGGTGCCGACCGATCTGATGCGCACCACGCCCGACTCGATGACCAACTGGGACACGACATCCGACAGTCTCGCCGCGTGGCTTTCGACCACGCTCAACGCCGAGCGCCTGATGATCGTTAAGTCGTGCGCGATCGAAGCGCACGCGCCGCTCGAAGCGCTCGCTGCAAGCGGCGTGATCGACAGACGTTTTCCCGCCTACGTCAGAGACGCGAATTATCTGGTGGAAGTGTTCAGCAAGGGCGATGCGTCGGTCATGCGCGAGCGGCTGCTCGCATTTCACGCGTGA
- a CDS encoding hydantoinase/oxoprolinase family protein: MTTRAGGAPVFGWDVGGAHVKVCLATAGTAVDVAQWACPLWQGITHLERTVDSVFERWPQAADASARHAVTMTGEMVDLFADRAEGVRTLTRMLAQRLGPRTLFYGGKANWLARSACREGWRKIASANWLATAEYVATRLPHALLVDIGSTTTDIIPIVAGHVAARGMNDAQRLVSGELVYQGVVRTPLCGVAHRIAFRGETTGVMNEWFATTADVYRLTGELWAEHDQHPSADNGPKTEAASRARIARMIGRDACDASPDEWRRFALAWRREQLRVLETNLARVSAQHESLARAPIVGAGCGRFLAAALAQQEARSYVDFARLAGVASDDAAQYEWASTCAPSVAVALLASSPLTGLNTDGANEAVNLERG, encoded by the coding sequence ATGACGACGCGTGCAGGCGGCGCGCCGGTCTTCGGCTGGGACGTGGGCGGTGCGCATGTGAAGGTGTGCCTCGCGACGGCGGGCACGGCGGTCGATGTTGCGCAATGGGCGTGTCCGTTGTGGCAAGGCATAACGCATCTTGAGCGAACCGTCGATAGCGTGTTCGAACGCTGGCCGCAAGCCGCCGACGCGAGCGCGCGCCACGCGGTCACCATGACCGGCGAAATGGTCGATCTCTTTGCGGATCGCGCAGAAGGCGTGCGCACGCTGACCCGCATGCTCGCGCAACGGCTCGGGCCGCGCACGCTCTTTTACGGCGGAAAAGCAAACTGGCTCGCCCGTTCCGCGTGCCGCGAGGGCTGGCGCAAGATCGCATCGGCGAACTGGCTCGCCACCGCGGAATACGTCGCCACGCGCTTGCCTCATGCGTTGCTCGTCGATATCGGCAGCACGACCACGGACATCATTCCGATCGTCGCAGGCCACGTCGCCGCACGCGGCATGAACGATGCACAGCGTCTCGTGAGCGGCGAGCTCGTGTATCAGGGTGTCGTTCGAACGCCTTTGTGCGGTGTCGCGCATCGCATCGCATTCAGGGGCGAAACCACGGGCGTGATGAACGAGTGGTTCGCGACGACAGCGGACGTGTATCGCCTGACCGGCGAGTTGTGGGCCGAGCACGACCAGCATCCGAGCGCGGACAACGGCCCGAAGACGGAAGCCGCGAGCCGTGCGCGTATTGCACGAATGATCGGACGTGACGCGTGCGATGCAAGCCCCGATGAATGGCGGCGATTCGCGCTTGCATGGCGGCGCGAACAGTTGCGCGTGCTCGAAACCAATCTGGCTCGCGTGAGCGCGCAACACGAGTCGTTGGCAAGGGCGCCTATCGTCGGCGCGGGATGCGGGCGCTTCCTCGCTGCGGCGCTGGCGCAACAGGAAGCGCGCAGCTATGTGGACTTCGCGCGGCTCGCGGGAGTCGCGTCGGACGATGCAGCGCAATACGAATGGGCTTCGACGTGCGCGCCGAGCGTGGCGGTCGCGCTGCTGGCTTCGTCGCCCTTAACGGGTTTGAATACGGACGGCGCGAACGAGGCGGTCAATCTCGAACGAGGATAA